The Mauremys mutica isolate MM-2020 ecotype Southern chromosome 1, ASM2049712v1, whole genome shotgun sequence genome has a segment encoding these proteins:
- the LOC123377048 gene encoding olfactory receptor 52B2-like, whose protein sequence is MSNSNTTDFTNPSTFILQGIPGLEAAHVWISIPFCALFIIAILGNFAILLIVKMELSLHGPMYYFLCMLAIADLVVSTSILPKMLAIFWFNSREIDFSACLTQMYFTGCFSVMESGIIVAMGFDRYVAICHPLRHSTILTIPVVAKMGLAVVLRSSMLVLPYPFLVRQWRYCRTNIIPEPFCTHISMVKLACGDTQVSSYYGLFVLLCVMGLDGIFIALSYTQILRAIFSLPTKDARLKTFGTCVSHLCVILIFYVPGLFSSLTYRFGKNVPLHFHVLIGNMNLLVPPMLHPIIYGVRTKEIRDRLLRFITHKG, encoded by the coding sequence ATGTCAAACTCCAacacaaccgacttcaccaacccctccaccttcatcctgcagggtattcctggcctggaggcagcccatgtatggatctccatccccttctgtgcctTGTTcatcatagccatcttggggaactttgCCATCCTGTTAATTGTGAAGATGGAGCtgagcctccatgggcccatgtactatttcctctgcatgctggccatcgCTGACCTGGTCGTGTCTACATCCATCCTACCCAAAATGCTGgcaatcttctggttcaattccagggagatagatttcagtgcctgcctcacccagatgtacttcactGGCTGCTTCTCAGTGATGGAGTCCGGGATCATTGTGGCCATGGGTTtcgatcgctatgtggccatctgccatcccctgagacattccaccatcctgacaatcCCCGTGGTGGCCAAGATGGGgctggccgtggtgctgcgcaGTAGCATGCTCGTACTGCCCTATCCCTTCCTGGTAAGACAGTGGcgatattgcagaaccaacatcatccccgagccattctgcacacacatatccatggtgaagctggcctgcggcGACACCCAGGTCAGCAGTTACTATGGTCTCTTTGTGCTATTGTGTGTAATGGGTCTGGATGGGATTTTTATTGCCCtgtcctatacccagatcctcagggccatcttcagcctccccacaaaggacgctcggctcaagacttttggaacctgcgtctcccacctctgtgttaTCTTAATCTTTTACGTCCcaggtctcttctcctccctcacatACCGTTTTGGAAAGaatgtgcccctgcatttccatGTTCTTATTGGCAACATGAACCTActggtgccccccatgctgcaccccatcatctatggggtgaggaccaaagagatccgggacaggctgctccggtTCATTACTCATAAGGGAtga